The Pyrus communis chromosome 2, drPyrComm1.1, whole genome shotgun sequence genome includes a window with the following:
- the LOC137726210 gene encoding uncharacterized protein has product MQRASSILCSSNPLPALPPTSHRLVAPFQTRPTRPDSVPSPLRLPLARLHNYRLALPPLHSTVTEEIVETATAELGFTQVGYISNVHGLQGEVRVKPSTEFPELRFSKPGKRWLRQQVSGREIIQEVELVEGRGHPGQKSWILRLGGIETVDEARQLIGSALLVREEDRPQLEEGEIYTRDLVGMKVILKETGEPVGSVVNVFNSGASDLLQVMLDTSLDIVDSTGKPKPAGTRLSGHLVWIPFVEEIVPNVDMNRKEMQITPPKGLLELNLRFDERSKKERRQLEWKERKKLQKRLIVAKKKLCDLEQKHVFDGLRFGEKAQRSLLADQIVGVNSKLLQQALENVQIPSKRWNVTEMINALKARETTSTLEISEKCLVSSASKDKLGTHLHLQEKGLDLISKGKVAIALVVNDNGNQQGPQLASNPDLENSDGTEIIVSSSLQTLLCDDQRFVKMEDRVSVPLVLVCSALTVQSLRTHFSENDYFGFVPEKVWFLEEEKLPVVSNSVEEEKKHKILMKSPWEILQLPVGSGGVFSLLSSNNVPENLSEMGVEYIEVCSTNPGHVGANSLLLGFVNSWKSDIGIQIFKGGKDYEESFDFIFSTNLMTMLTKQIDKLQFYATPKQNSHVEMAGKEWVDVTPSSPNSYEFGCSIYSALKACLSNKLCIMEVTE; this is encoded by the exons ATGCAGAGAGCTTCTTCCATTCTCTGCTCTTCAAATCCACTTCCGGCTCTTCCCCCGACCTCTCACAGACTCGTCGCTCCGTTCCAAACTCGACCGACTCGTCCCGACTCAGTGCCTTCGCCCCTCCGGTTGCCCCTGGCTCGTCTGCACAATTACCGCCTTGCCCTCCCTCCTCTCCACAGCACTG TCACTGAAGAGATTGTTGAGACTGCGACGGCGGAGTTAGGATTCACTCAAGTTGGGTACATATCAAATGTCCACGGGCTACAAGGGGAGGTTCGTGTGAAACCTAGTACCGAATTTCCTGAATTGCGGTTTTCCAAG CCTGGAAAAAGATGGTTGAGACAACAAGTATCAGGCAGAGAAATAATTCAAGAAGTTGAGCTGGTGGAGGGAAGAGGACACCCTGGTCAGAAGAGTTGGATACTGAGATTGGGAGGAATTGAAACAGTGGATGAG GCCAGACAGCTAATTGGTTCAGCTTTACTTGTGAGGGAAGAAGATAGGCCGCAGTTGGAGGAAGGCGAAATTTATACTCGTGATCTTGTTGGGATGAAAGTTATTCTTAAG GAAACTGGTGAACCTGTGGGAAGTGTTGTTAATGTTTTCAACAGCGGAGCAAGTGATCTTTTACAGGTCATGCTCGATACATCTCTAGATATCGTTGATTCAACTGGAAAGCCAAAGCCAGCAGGAACAAGATTATCTGGTCACCTTGTGTGGATACCATTTGTCGAAGAAATTGTTCCAAATGTCGATATGAACAGGAAAGAAATGCAGATTACACCTCCAAAGGGACTCCTGGAACTAAATTTACGCTTTGATGAAAGGTCCAAGAAAGAAAGACGCCAACTT GAatggaaagagagaaaaaagttGCAGAAGCGCCTCATAGTAGCAAAAAAGAAACTATGTGATTTGGAGCAAAAACATGTGTTCGATGGGTTAAGATTTGGAGAGAAAGCACAAAGAAGCTTACTTGCTGATCAGATTGTTGGTGTAAATTCGAAATTGCTTCAACAGGCTCTAGAAAATGTTCAGATACCATCCAAAAG ATGGAATGTAACTGAGATGATCAATGCCCTTAAAGCCAGAGAAACAACTAGTACTCTGGAAATATCAGAGAAATGTCTCGTTTCTTCTGCAAGCAAAGATAAGCTGGGTACACATCTTCACTTGCAGGAGAAAGGACTAGATCTCATATCTAAAGGAAAAGTTGCCATTGCTTTGGTTGTAAATGACAATGGGAATCAGCAAGGACCACAACTGGCCTCTAACCCTGATCTTGAGAATTCTGATGGCACTGAGATAATAGTATCTTCCTCTCTTCAGACATTACTTTGTGACGATCAAAGATTTGTAAAG ATGGAAGATCGTGTGTCAGTACCTTTGGTTCTGGTTTGCTCGGCCCTGACAGTTCAATCTTTAAGGACGCATTTCTCAGAAAATGATTACTTTGGCTTCGTCCCTGAAAAG GTCTGGTTCTTAGAGGAAGAGAAACTTCCAGTTGTCAGCAATTCAgtggaagaagagaagaagcaTAAGATTTTGATGAAATCACCTTGGGAAATACTTCAATTGCCTGTTGGATCTGGCGGAGTTTTCAGTTTGCTTTCATCAAACAATGTTCCAGAGAATCTCAGTGAAATGGGCGTGGAGTATATTGAG GTTTGCAGCACCAATCCTGGACACGTAGGTGCGAACTCACTACTTCTTGGTTTTGTTAACTCGTGGAAATCTGATATCGGGATCCAAATCTTCAAAGGCGGAAAGGACTACGAGGAAAGTTTTGACTTTATATTCTCAACAAACTTGATGACGATGTTGACGAAACAAATTGATAAACTCCAGTTCTATGCAACTCCGAAGCAAAATTCGCATGTTGAGATGGCGGGAAAAGAATGGGTGGACGTTACCCCCAGCTCTCCCAACTCTTATGAGTTCGGTTGTTCAATTTACAGCGCTTTAAAGGCCTGTCTTTCCAACAAGCTTTGTATAATGGAGGTTACAGAGTAA
- the LOC137726352 gene encoding LOW QUALITY PROTEIN: pentatricopeptide repeat-containing protein At5g46460, mitochondrial (The sequence of the model RefSeq protein was modified relative to this genomic sequence to represent the inferred CDS: inserted 2 bases in 1 codon) encodes MLRFPAIFQSLGTSELPLSLSISRSNLRKNLPKLSECLVGLMNYTKLTAPSYKSLLSDHLKNQNLDQARRVFNEIPFPGVDLYTMMVTGYARMRRLDNALELFYEMPEKDAVSWNSMIKGCLDCGDLSKAKELFVGMPGKSVVSWTTIMNGFLQFGDVEMAERLFREMPVRDVAVWNSMIHGYFSNGRVEDAKKLFRVMHCRNVISWTSMIGGLDRIGRTDEALQFFREMMGSGVQPTLTTLVCVVTASANLLRLDLGVQIHGQIVKLGYCFDEFVAASFITLYANCKQMENSYSVFNGSLHKNVVVWTALLTGCGLNCQHEDALTVFRNMLKSGVLPNQSSFTSALNSCCGLEDLERGKEIQTSAVKLGFETEVFVGNSLIVLYTKCGSINDGVAIFKRVRDKNIVSWNSTIVGCAQHGCGMWVLTLFNQMIRAGVEPDEITFTGLLSACRHSGMLQKARRFFEYFSQRKSVEVKLEHYACMVDVLARCGELEEAEELIKNMPVQANKTVWLTLLGACTMHCNFDVAERAAKRIEDLDPHCSAAYVLLSNLYASANRWSDVSRIREKMKQSRTVKQPGYSWVTXSEQLYQKVGWLEGRSKEVGYIFDQRFAFCVILRLKKKSF; translated from the exons ATGCTAAGATTTCCCGCCATTTTTCAAAGCCTCGGAACCTCAGAGCTTCCACTTTCACTCTCCATTTCACGCTCCAATTTACGCAAAAATCTTCCGAAACTCTCCGAATGCTTGGTGGGTTTGATGAATTACACCAAATTGACCGCCCCATCTTACAAATCACTGCTCTCTGATCATCTAAAGAACCAAAATCTAGACCAAGCTCGCCGAGTTTTCAATGAAATCCCTTTTCCCGGTGTTGATTTGTACACCATGATGGTCACGGGGTATGCGCGAATGCGCAGGCTCGACAATGCCCTCGAACTGTTCTACGAAATGCCTGAGAAGGATGCAGTCTCTTGGAATTCGATGATCAAAGGGTGTTTGGATTGTGGGGATTTGAGCAAGGCTAAGGAGCTTTTTGTTGGAATGCCTGGAAAGAGTGTTGTTTCATGGACGACGATTATGAATGGATTCCTGCAGTTTGGTGATGTTGAGATGGCAGAGCGGTTGTTTCGTGAGATGCCTGTGAGGGATGTGGCGGTTTGGAATTCGATGATTCATGGATACTTCAGTAATGGAAGAGTGGAAGATGCTAAGAAGTTGTTTAGAGTGATGCATTGTAGGAATGTTATTTCATGGACTTCGATGATTGGGGGGCTTGACAGAATTGGGAGGACGGATGAAGCTTTGCAATTTTTTCGAGAGATGATGGGTTCTGGTGTGCAACCCACTTTGACAACACTTGTGTGTGTGGTGACAGCTTCTGCAAATTTGTTGCGTTTAGATTTAGGTGTTCAGATTCATGGTCAGATTGTCAAGTTAGGGTACTGCTTCGACGAGTTTGTAGCTGCTTCATTTATAACACTCTATGCAAACTGCAAGCAAATGGAGAATTCGTACAGTGTTTTCAACGGGAGCTTGCATAAAAATGTTGTAGTATGGACGGCTCTTTTGACAGGATGTGGTTTGAACTGTCAACACGAAGATGCGTTGACGGTTTTCAGGAACATGCTGAAATCGGGTGTCCTTCCTAATCAGTCTTCCTTCACTAGTGCATTGAATTCGTGTTGCGGATTAGAAGATCTTGAACGGGGCAAGGAGATTCAAACATCAGCGGTTAAGCTAGGTTTTGAAACTGAAGTCTTTGTCGGTAATTCACTTATCGTCTTGTATACCAAATGTGGAAGCATAAATGATGGAGTTGCTATATTTAAGAGAGTCCGTGATAAGAACATTGTGTCATGGAACTCAACCATAGTCGGATGTGCGCAGCACGGTTGTGGCATGTGGGTTTTGACACTCTTTAACCAAATGATACGTGCTGGAGTAGAGCCAGATGAAATCACATTCACGGGGTTGCTTTCTGCGTGCAGGCATTCGGGGATGTTGCAGAAAGCAAGACGCTTTTTCGAATACTTCTCACAGCGGAAATCTGTCGAGGTGAAACTTGAGCACTACGCATGTATGGTGGATGTCTTAGCTCGATGCGGTGAGTTGGAAGAAGCAGAGGAGCTGATTAAGAACATGCCTGTGCAAGCGAACAAGACGGTATGGCTAACTTTACTTGGCGCTTGCACGATGCATTGCAATTTCGACGTGGCTGAAAGAGCTGCAAAACGCATCGAAGATCTTGACCCGCATTGCAGTGCTGCTTATGTTTTACTGTCAAATTTATATGCTTCTGCAAATAGATGGAGCGACGTCTCGAGAATTCGAGAGAAGATGAAACAGTCGAGAACTGTAAAACAACCAGGTTACAGTTGGGTTAC TAGTGAGCAACTTTATCAGAAAGTGGGTTGGTTAGAAGGAAGATCGAAGGAAGTTGGTTACATTTTCGATCAAAGATTTGCCTTTTGCGTGATACTGAGGCTGAAAAAGAAgtctttttag
- the LOC137726354 gene encoding membrane protein PM19L-like has product MANQQLKPVAGLLLVLNLCMYVIVLGIGSWAINRAIDHGFVIGPDIHLPAHFSPIYFPMGNAATGFFVTFALLAGVVGAASAISGINHLRSWTSESLPSAATAATIAWTLTVLAMGFGCKEIELRIRNSRLRTMEAFLIILTATQLLYLAAIHTVVSRR; this is encoded by the exons ATGGCCAACCAGCAGTTAAAACCCGTTGCCGGTCTGCTTTTGGTTCTCAATTTATGCATGTATGTCATCGTTTTGGGCATTGGAAGCTGGGCCATCAACAGAGCAATCGACCACGGTTTCGTTATTG GTCCTGATATTCATCTCCCGGCACATTTTTCCCCCATATACTTCCCCATGGGAAATGCTGCGACCGGGTTCTTTGTGACATTTGCACTGCTCGCCGGAGTTGTTGGCGCTGCTTCAGCTATTTCCGGTATCAACCATCTTCGATCTTGGACCTCTGAGAGCTTGCCGTCTGCAGCCACAGCTGCTACCATTGCCTGGACCCTCACCGTACTTGCCATGGG CTTCGGTTGCAAGGAGATCGAGCTTCGGATCAGAAATTCCCGCTTG AGAACAATGGAGGCCTTCTTGATCATCCTTACCGCGACGCAGCTTCTGTATTTAGCAGCCATTCATACCGTTGTATCGAGGAGATGA
- the LOC137725462 gene encoding large ribosomal subunit protein eL32z-like, with the protein MAVPLLKKSIVKKRVKHFKRPQSDRKASVKPSWRRPKGIDSRVRRKFKGCVLMPNIGYGSDKKTRHYLPNHFKKFVVHNVKELELLMMHNRTYCAEIAHNVSTRKRKEIVERAAQLDVVVTNKLARLRSQEDE; encoded by the exons ATGGCGGTGCCGTTGCTGAAGAAGTCGATCGTGAAGAAGCGGGTCAAGCACTTCAAGAGGCCCCAGAGCGACCGCAAGGCCTCCGTCAAG CCCAGCTGGAGAAGACCAAAGGGTATTGATTCTCGTGTTAGAAGAAAGTTCAAGGGATGTGTTCTCATGCCCAATATTGGTTATGGGTCAGACAAGAAGACTCGCCATTATCTTCCCAATCATTTCAAGAAGTTCGTTGTGCACAACGTCAAAGAGCTTGAACTGCTGATGATGCACAACAG GACCTACTGTGCTGAGATTGCACACAATGTGtccacaaggaagaggaaagaaatTGTTGAGCGAGCCGCGCAGCTTGATGTTGTTGTCACGAACAAGCTGGCCAGGTTGCGCAGCCAGGAAGATGAATGA